The following proteins come from a genomic window of Burkholderia sp. PAMC 26561:
- a CDS encoding carbohydrate ABC transporter permease, whose translation MSAPIAARLPAQQRPRTSSTRRRQHRAAFLFLLPGCVLFSLCVIYPIVSSISLSFYNWDGMTPKSFVGFDNYIELFHSDTFYTALKNNLIWLAFFLLAPPLGLMFALYLNQQMRGMRLVKSLFFAPFVLSGVVVGLVFSWFYDPAFGLLRLFVGHGIPVLGDPHTVTFGIIFAALWPQTPFCMVLYLTGLTSINPEVVEAARMEGARGLRLLWHVILPQLRPATFMAVVLTVIGALRSFDLIAVMSGGGPFDSSTVLAYYMYDQAIKYYREGFSAAIAVVLFAIMLVYIVFHLRRMLREER comes from the coding sequence ATGTCTGCACCCATAGCCGCCCGGCTGCCGGCGCAACAGCGCCCCCGCACGTCCAGTACGCGGCGACGCCAGCACCGTGCCGCGTTCTTATTCTTGTTGCCTGGCTGCGTGTTGTTTAGCTTGTGCGTGATCTATCCGATTGTGAGCAGCATTTCGCTCAGTTTTTATAACTGGGACGGCATGACGCCGAAGAGTTTCGTCGGTTTCGACAACTACATTGAGCTGTTTCATTCAGACACGTTTTACACGGCGCTCAAAAACAACCTCATCTGGCTTGCGTTCTTTTTGCTCGCACCCCCGCTCGGGCTGATGTTCGCGCTGTACTTGAATCAACAGATGCGTGGGATGCGCCTCGTGAAATCGCTGTTCTTCGCGCCCTTTGTGCTTTCGGGCGTGGTGGTCGGGCTGGTGTTCAGTTGGTTTTACGATCCCGCCTTCGGGCTGTTGCGCTTGTTCGTAGGGCATGGAATTCCAGTGCTTGGCGACCCTCACACAGTCACCTTTGGCATCATCTTCGCCGCGCTTTGGCCGCAGACACCTTTTTGCATGGTGCTGTATTTGACGGGCCTTACGTCGATCAATCCTGAAGTCGTGGAGGCGGCCCGGATGGAGGGCGCGCGAGGATTGCGCCTCCTCTGGCACGTGATTTTGCCGCAGCTGCGCCCGGCTACATTCATGGCTGTGGTGTTGACCGTGATCGGTGCGCTGCGCAGTTTCGACCTGATTGCCGTGATGAGTGGCGGCGGTCCATTCGACAGTTCCACCGTACTTGCTTATTACATGTATGACCAAGCTATCAAGTACTACCGAGAAGGCTTTTCAGCCGCAATCGCTGTCGTGCTGTTCGCCATCATGCTTGTCTACATCGTGTTCCACCTACGCCGCATGCTGCGCGAAGAACGTTGA